Within the Photobacterium swingsii genome, the region GAAGATGCAGTCGATAACCTGGCTACCCTTCTCTTACTCTACTTTAACGACAATGGCGAAGACATAGTGTTCAGTGCCGCAGATTGGTTTGCGATCAGTGATGAAAAAACAGAAGCATTCGAAGATGGTCATTTTTGGGATGAACACAGCCTAGATGCTCAGCGTTACTACAATATCCAATGCCTCGTTTTTGGCTTCAATCCAGAAAAGTATAAAAATGAATATACAGATGAACAAATAGAGCAAGGCCATGACGAATACTGTGAGTCCGAACATCAACGTCAGCTCTTTAAATGGCTAGATGTAATAGCTAAACACAGCCATGACATTACCAGTGAAGAACTGCTTGAACGCATCCAGCAAGGGCAACCGCTGCCCGCAGAAAATAAGTAGTCTTTTTTCAGTGTTTACAACAATGCCCAAGCTAATAGCCTGGGCATTGTTATACCAGCATCTATCACTTAACACTTCATAGCGTTAAACAGTACCAGCGCTGATAATATTAGTCTTAAAAAATATAAGAATAACGTAGTTTGTAAGTCGACTCTGTACCTGGAATGTAACCTGCTAGCGGCGTCTCTTCCCCCACAAAGCGTGTTTTCATATCTGATGCGCGATTTTTCACAACAAACGATTCATTCAGCAAGGTAAGTTTATGTCGTTTATCTTCCGTGATATTGAAGGTAGCATTAATATCGAGTTTCAACGTTGACCCTAATGCATCTGAACGCCAGTAAGCATACTGCGGATGAAGTCCCAAGTTTATGCGCTCTGTGATCTGATAATTCATCTTGAGGTTCAGCTGTGCACCGTTATCCGTCACCTTTTCGGTAGTGGGATTATGAATATCAATACTGGCGATAGTTGGGTTAACACGCATACAAAAATCTCCCCAACAATCTTTATACGCTAAACCCACAGCACCAATATTTGCTCCTTTGCCTCGCCATTTACCCTTAATAAGATCAACGGACAGACCAAAGTTATCGTTCCAATATCCATAAGCCCAATTCCGAGCAACGGTAATTTGCCCTTCTCTGTTCCACTTGGCCGCAGTTGTATTATCCCATGTTAAACCAAATAGATTCACTTTTGCGCCATGTAGAATCGTTTCAACTTGCTGGACATCTTTCTTTTCCGTTGGCGTTACCGTTCTCGCTTGCTCAAACCCCAAGGTCGCCACCCAAGTCGAACTACTCGCTTCCGCCCAGCTCACTGTAGAAAGTGTTAGCCCCATAATGCTTGCGGCAAGTACCGATACCTTCATCATCAAAACCCTCGCAGTAAAGCGCGCGATAGTACGTAACAACGGCAATTCTGATAAATCAGCTCCTATTAGTACAACTTAAAGCAGAACTGAATTGGTTAAAATAGTCTTTACGAAGATCAAAAACAAAAAAGCAGCGCGAACAAAATGCCAACGCTGCTGGTATTATTTTCACACCATATTTTTTACGACCATTTATACCGCTTGATCAGCCACAATAGGTCAAGTTTTAACTCTCTAATTAATAGCGAACATTGCCATAAAATCGTTCACCGACGTCGATTCTAACTTGGCTTGGTCACTGCATAATTCGAAAATAGATTGGCTGGTTGCAACAGGGAAACGGGTCTGCAAATTGCGGACAAACTTACGCTCTAAAACAGGGATCCCTTCTTGGCGACGACGGCGATGCCCGATTGGGTATTCAACCGCGACTTTCTCAGTAGAACTTCCATCCGTAAAGAAGACTTGAATTGCATTAGCGATAGAGCGTTTATCATCTTCAAGATACTCTGCACTGTAGCGTTTATCCTCCTGCACTTGCATTTTTTCACGCAGCATATCAATGCGAGGGTCACCGCGATGAAAATCATCTTCATAATGCTCAGCCATTAAATCGCCATGAATCAATGGCACAGCAATCATGTATTGTAAGCAATGGTCACGATCGGCAGGGTTCGCCAAATCGCCCACTTTGGAAATAATACGAATGGCAGATTCATGCGTGGTAATTTCAATCCGCTCAATATCATCAAGACGATCTTTCACTTGTTGGTGTAGCTTGACCGCACACTCTACAGCGGTTTGCGCGTGAAACTCAGCAGGGAACGAAATTTTAAACAGCACATTTTCCATCACGTAACTATCAAACGCTTGATTAACTTTAAACTCTTCACCTTTAAACTGGACATCGTAAAAGCCCCACTGCGGCGCGGTTAATACCGATGGTAACCCCATCTCACCTTTCATAGTGATCATGGCGAGTCGGACTGCACGAGAGGTTGCATCACCAGCAGCCCATGATTTACGCGAACCAGCATTAGGCGCGTGACGGTAGGTGCGGAGTGAACAACCATCAACCCATGCTTGTGAAACAGCATCGATAATTTGATCACGGCTTCCGCCAAGCATTTTTGTGACAACCGCTGTGGAAGCAACACGCACTAATAACACATGATCTAAACCCACGCGGTTATAGCTATTCTCTAATGCCAATACCCCTTGAATTTCATGGGCTTTAATCATAGCAGTGAGTACGTCGCGCATAGTAAGCGGTGCTTTACCCTCAGCAACTGCCACTCGGCTCAAGTAATCGGCAGTAGCTAGGATCCCCCCAAGATTATCTGAAGGGTGTCCCCACTCTGCGGCCAGCCAAGTATCGTTATAATCTAACCAGCGAATAATACAACCAATATTAAATGCCGCCATCACAGGATCAAGTTCATGCGACGTGCCAGGCACACGTGCACCATGGCGAACTGTAGTGCCAGGTACTATGGGGCCTAAGTGTTTAGTACATTCGGGAAAGCGCAACGCTAATAAGCCACAACCTAACGTATCCATCAGACAGTTACGTGCGGTGTTGTACGCCTCGCTGGAATGGATTTCACTATTCGCTACATAATCCGCAATTTTCACCAATAGTGCATCAGGTGCTGGACGTTCGTTTATATCTACATTCATGCTCATGTTGAATCCTGTCTAATCCTTTAGTTTTACCAAAGAGCCTGACTAAAAAGCCATCTCAAACAGCAAGCTCAAATGGCTTTGCCAACGCGTTTATCAAGCAAAGATTGCAATTAATCGCGCTCTTCAATCGGTAACCAATCTTGATGCTCTGGCCCTTCGTAATCAGCGCTTGGACGAATAATTCGGTTATGTGCGCGTTGCTCAAAAATATGTGCGGCCCATCCTGTCACTCGGCTCATGACAAAAATAGGCGTAAATAACTTAGTGGGGATCCCCATATAATGGTAAGCAGAAGCGTGGAAAAAATCGGCATTGGCGAATAAGTCTTTCTCCCGCTTTAGTACTTCTTCAACACGTACAGAGATATCGAATAACTGCGGATCCTTCGCACCTTTCGCTAGCTTACGCGACCATTCTTTAATTAGCGCATTACGCGGATCTGATTCGCGGTAAATAGCATGTCCAAAACCCATGACTTTATCTTTTCCATCAAGCATAAACATGATGCC harbors:
- a CDS encoding bifunctional 2-methylcitrate dehydratase/aconitate hydratase; this translates as MSMNVDINERPAPDALLVKIADYVANSEIHSSEAYNTARNCLMDTLGCGLLALRFPECTKHLGPIVPGTTVRHGARVPGTSHELDPVMAAFNIGCIIRWLDYNDTWLAAEWGHPSDNLGGILATADYLSRVAVAEGKAPLTMRDVLTAMIKAHEIQGVLALENSYNRVGLDHVLLVRVASTAVVTKMLGGSRDQIIDAVSQAWVDGCSLRTYRHAPNAGSRKSWAAGDATSRAVRLAMITMKGEMGLPSVLTAPQWGFYDVQFKGEEFKVNQAFDSYVMENVLFKISFPAEFHAQTAVECAVKLHQQVKDRLDDIERIEITTHESAIRIISKVGDLANPADRDHCLQYMIAVPLIHGDLMAEHYEDDFHRGDPRIDMLREKMQVQEDKRYSAEYLEDDKRSIANAIQVFFTDGSSTEKVAVEYPIGHRRRRQEGIPVLERKFVRNLQTRFPVATSQSIFELCSDQAKLESTSVNDFMAMFAIN